The segment AAGCCCGAAGGAGGGGTCGTGCCCTTCGGCCGCACGAGCCGTAAGGACCTTTTCGACCGCAATGGGCGTGAGTTCGACGATTCGTTCTGTCATGCAGCGCTCCGTGGGCAGCGGTCAATCTAACACTGCCGGCCAGCCGCGCAATGGTGCCTCGCCCGGGGCTGCTGCGCCGCGCAATGACGAGACGGCAAATGTCCGCCTCGCGACCGCCGGCGGCCCGGGCCTCGAAGGCCCGGACGAGGCGGGCGGTGGCCTCGAGCAGGAGCTCCGGGGGCGCGCCCTGGCCCTCGGCTTTGCCGCGTGCGGCATCTGTGACGCCGACGACCTTTCCTGCGGCCCATTGCTCGCCGAGTGGCTCGAGACCGGCCGTCACGGCGACATGCAGTACCTGGCCGAAAAGCACGAGCGCCGCATCCGGCCCTCGCTGGCGCTGGCCGGGGCGCGCAGCGTCGTGGTCGTCGCCTGCCCCTACCCTTCGCCTCCGCCGCCCGATCCGCAGTGGCGCAAGCATCTGCGCGGTCGCGTCGCGGCGTACGCAGTCGGCCCGGACTACCACGTGCACGTCGCCGAAAGACTCGAGACGCTCGCGCAGTGGCTTGCCGATCGCGCGGGCGCCCGCTGCGTCGTTCACGTCGACGGCGGCCCGCTGGTCGAAAAAGAGCTCGCGCGAAAAGCGGGACTCGGCTGGTACGGTCGCAACACCAACATCCTGCGGCCCGGGCTCGGATCGTATTTCGTGCTCGGCACCATCGTAACGACCGCGCCGCTCGTAGCCGACGCCGCGTTTGCCGCCGACCACTGCGGCACCTGTCGCGCGTGCATTCCCGCGTGTCCCACCGACGCGCTCGGCCGCGGCCCGACGATCGATGCCACCCGCTGCATCTCGTACCTCACGATCGAGCACCGCGGGCCTATTCTTTCTTCGCTGCGCGCGTCGATCGGCAATTGGGTGTTCGGCTGCGATGTCTGCCAGCAGGTCTGCCCGTGGAACGCAGACGAAGCCGGCGGCGACGAACGCGCAAGGCCGTGGCTTCCGGACTGGCTCGCGATGACCGAGGACGAGTTTCGAGCGCGCTTTTCGGGAACCGCGCTGCTGAGGCCCAAACGACGAGGCCTCGCGCGCAACGCCGCCGTGGCGCTCGGCAACAGCGCCAATCCCGATGCCGTGCCCTTCCTCGCCCGCGCCGCGCGCGAGCACGACGAGCCGCTGGTTCGCGCGCATGCCGCCTGGGCGCTCGGCCGTTTCGCCGACGCGCAGGCCGTTCGCGAGCTGGAAGCAGCACTCGCTTGCGAGCGCGTTCCGCCGGTGCGCCGCGAGATCCAGGACGCACTCGCCGGCCCCCGCACGGGCGCTTGACCCTGCACCGTTCGAGCACAACGCTCGGTGGAATGTCCGCTGCCAGTGACCCGCGCGCGACGCCAACGAGCGCTGCCGAGCTTCTCGAGCAGCTTCGTCCGCTCGGGCAGGAAACCGTCTACGACGAAGAGAGTTGCCGCGAGCTGGCCTCGCTGATCGACGAGATCCGCGAGCTGAAGAAGTCGCGCGACGCGGTCGTGCTCGCGCACAACTACCAGCGCCCCGAGATCTTCGAGGTCGCCGATTTCGTCGGAGACTCCCTCGAGCTGGCCCGGCAGGGACGCGACGTGTCGGCTTCGACCATCGTGCTCTGCGGTGTCCATTTCATGGCCGAGACGGCCAAGATCCTCGCGCCGCACAAGACCGTGCTGATTCCCGACGCGCGCGCCGGGTGCTCGCTGGCCGACAGCGTCGACGCCGACGCGCTGGTCGAGCGGCGCGACGAGTTGCGAAAAGTCTGGCCCGACCTGCTCGTGATCTCCTACGTCAACACGACGGCAGCCGTCAAAGCCGTGACCGACATCTGCTGCACGTCCTCCAACGCCGTGAAGATCGTCGAGGCGGCGCCGACGCAGAACGTGCTGTTCGTGCCCGACCGGAATCTTGCAGCGTACGTTGCCGCCAACACGACGAAGAACGTCATCGCGTGGGACGGCGACTGCTACGTGCATCACCAGATCCGTCCCGACGTGATCCGCAGCGTGCGCCAGGCGCGTCCGGGAATCCGCGTCGTCGCGCACCCCGAGTGCCGCAGCGACGTGCTGGCCGAGGCCGACGCGGTGCTGAGCACCAGCGGCATGATCCGCTACGCGAAAGAGACCGACGCGCCGGAGTTCCTGATCGTCACCGAGTGCGGATTGTCGGACCGGCTTCTTCTCGAGGTGCCCGAGAAGAAGTTCTACAAGGCCTGCCAGCTCTGCCGCTACATGAAGATGATCACGCTCGAAAACACCCGCGACAGCCTGCGCGACCGGCGCGACGAGATCGTGCTCTCCGACGAGACCTGCGACCGCGCGCGCGCGTCGCTCGACCGGATGCTCGAGCTCGGCTGACAGCGTTGCGATCGGGCCGGGCAAGGGGGCACCGCCGAAAAGGCACAACCCCTTCCCGGCCCGATACGAACGCTGTGGGTCGGGACGCTGGCTCTAGCGCGCCCGTCGCTGCGGCACTTCGCCGAGCTTTCGCGCCTCGACGATCGTGAACAGCGACCAGGGCTTGGTCTTGTAGCGCTTCTCGAGCACGAGCACGCCGGGATCCATCACGTCCTTCAGGCGAAGGCGCGTGCTCCAGCCGAGGTGGCGCGTGATCGGGTCGACGCGGTCGACGACGAAGCGGATCAGCGCGCGCTCGCTCGAGAAATGATTGATGATCACGATCTTGCCGCCCGGCCGGCACACGCGCACCATCTCGTCGAGCATGCGCTTGGGATCGGGCACCACGGTGATCACGTGGAAGGCGGTGACGAAGTCGAACGACTCGTCCGGGAACGCAAGGTTCATCGCGTCGCCCTGCTGCAGCTTGATGTGACGGTGCTTCAGCGTGTCCATCTTCTGCTGGGCGTGGTCGAGCATGTCCTGCGACAGGTCGATGCCGATCACATCGGCGTGCACCGGGTAGGCATCCACCGAAAGGCCGGTGCCGATGCCGACTTCCAGCACGCGCGCGCCCGCAGGAATGCGCAGCCCCTTGACCACGTGACCGATGCGGCGCTGGAACACGCGCGTGAAGACGTGGTCGTAGATGCCGGCCAGGTCGGAGTAGATGCGGCTGTGGTGTGGAAGCTCGGTCGGGCCCTTGCGAGTCTTGACGCGTTCGCGCTTTACGGGGCCACGGCCGTCGTCACGCCGGGAACCGAGGATGTCTCCCCTGTCTCCTTTGCGCGAACCGCCGGTCGTGGGCCCAGGCTTGCTTCGCATTGGTTCAGGCTTTGGCGCCCAGGGTCCTGGTCGAGCCGCCCTTCCACATCTCCACGATCGGGCTGGCGATGAAGATGGACGAATAGGTGCCGGTAATGATCCCGACGATCAGCGAGAACGCGAAGACATGGATCACGGTGCCCCCGAACAGGAAAAGGGCCGTGCACACCAGCAGCGTCGTCGTCGACGTGAGGATCGTCCGCGAAAGCGTCTCGTTGAGGCTGCGATTGATGAGGCCGCGCAGATCCTCGCGGGTCGACTTGTTCATGTTCTCGCGGATGCGATCGGCGACGACGACGGTGTCGGTGACCGAGTAGCCGACGATCGTCAGCAACGCGGCGACGACGGTCAGGTCGATCTCTGCGTTCATCAGGGCCAGCGCGCTCACGGTGACCATCACGTCGTGCAGCAGCGCGATCGCTGCGCCGATCCCGAATCGCCGGTCGAAGCGGAACGCGATGTAGAGCCCCATCATGACGGTCGAGGCCAGAACCGCAAGGATGGCGCGCTGGCGCAGGTCCGCGCCCACCCTCGGGCCGACGATCTCGGTTCGAAGGGCCTGGAAGTGCTTGTCCTTCAGTTCGTCGGCGAGCAGCCCGCGCACCCGCTCCGCCTCGGCGTTGGCCTTCGACGGATCGCTGGTGGCCAGGCGCAACAGGTATTCGCCGGTTGCGCCGCCGCCGCCGTAGTCCTGCACCGAGGCGCCGCCCTCTCCGAGGTGGAGCTTGTCGACCGCCGCGCGCACGTCGGAGATCGTCGCAGACGCGTCGAGCGACACGTGCAGCATGATGCCGCCGGTGAAGTCGATGCCGTAGTTCGGACCGCCGCGCCAGATGAGCGCGATCATCCCGAGCACGGTCAGCAGCCCGGACATCGAGAATGCCCACGGCCTCAGCTTCATGAAGTCGATGTTACGGTTGTTCGGAATCAGCTCCAGCATGGCTGCCTCAGATGCTCAGGCGCGGATTGGCGCGGTTGCCGACCACGAGGCCGTGGAAAACGTAGGCGCAGTACACCGCATACGCGGTCGTGACGACGCCGATGCAAAGAGTGAGAGCGAAGCCCTTGACGGGTCCGGATCCGAACTGGAACAGGATCACTCCCGACAGGAACGTCGTCAGGTTCGAATCGAAAATCGCCGGAAGCGCTTTCCAGTAGCCGGCCTCCAGTGCCGCGTGCGCAGTCTGGCCGCGGCGCAGCTCTTCGCGGATGCGCTCGTTGATCAGCACGTTCGCATCGAGCGCCATGCCGAGCGTGAGCACGATGCCGGCGATGCCCGGCATCGTCAGCGTGCCGCGGAACCCTGCGAGCAGGGCCAGCATCAGCAGGATGTGGCCGGCCAACGCGAGGTCGGCAACCAGGCCCGCCATCTTGTAGTAGATCAGCATGAACGAGACGACGACGACCGCGCCGATGACGAACGAGCGGGTGCCGGCCTGGATCGAGTCGCGCCCGAGCGACGGTCCGACGCTGCGCTCCTCCTCGATGACCACCGGTGCCGGCAGGGCGCCGGCACGCAGTACGATCGCAAGGTCGCGCGCTTCGTCGAGCGTGAAGCTGCCGGTGATCACCGCGTGGCCTCCGCCGATGCGGTCCTTGATGACCGGCGCACTTTGCACCTTGCCGTCCAGGATGATCGCCAGGCGCCTGCCGACGTTGTCGCCGGTGATGCGCTCGAACGTCGTCCCGCCGGGCGAAGTCAGCGTGATGGCGACGTACGGTCCTTCACCTACCTGCCCCGGACGGTGGCGCGCGTCGGCGATGGCCGCCCCGGTCATCAGGATCGTCGGCTCGACGTTGTAAGGCACCTCGCGGACGCTGTGCGTGGCCGGGTCCACCTCGGTGCCCGACATGCGCTTGACGCCCGGCGCATTGGCGTCCTGCGCGAGAAGACGGAACTCGAGCTGCGCCGTCTTGCCGATCAGCGCCTTGGCGCGCGCGGTGTCCTGGACACCGGGAAGCTGGATGAGAATGCCCTCGTCGCCGGTGCGCTGGATCGTCGGCTCGGCCACGCCGAACTCGTCGACGCGGTTGCGGATCGTCTCCAGCGCCTGCTCGACGGCAAGTTGCTTGATGCCGTCCACTTCCGCCTTCGACAGCTTGTAGTGGAGGCCCCCTTCGGAGCCGGACGGCGCCAGGTTCGGATAGGAGTCGGAGACCAGCTTCTGCATGTCGGCGGTCTTCGCATCGCCGACTACCGTGAAGACCAGGCCTTCGCTGCCTTCGCGCTTCCAGTCGCGCGTGGCGATCTCCTTCTCGCGCGCGTCGCGGCGCATCTGGTCGATCAGCGCGTCGACGTGAGATTCGACCGCTTTCTCGGTCTGTACCTGGAGGACGAGATGAATCCCGCCGCGCAGGTCGAGCCCGAGAGAGATCGGCCGGCTCGGCCACCAGTCGGGAAGATCCGTCGTGAAGTTCGGCACGAGACAGATGATCGAGATCAACGTCACTGCCACGACGGCCGCCAGCCGCCCCATCAAGCCCCGTTCCACCCTGGTCCTCCTTATTCTGCCTTGGGTACGGCAGTGCCGGCGCTGCCGGCAATCTTGGAGCGCTCGTAGCGAACCTTGACGTTCGGTGCGATCTCCAGCGTCACGTCCTGGTCCCTCAGCTCGACGACGCGGCCGAACAGGCCGCTCTGCGTGATCACGAGCTCCCCGCGCTTGAGCCCCTTCAAGTAGTCCTCGTGCTCACGCGCTTTCTGCTGCTGGGGCCGGATCAACAGAAAATAGAAAACTGCCAGGATCAGTGCCAGCGGTACGAACTGGACGAAAGCGTCGGGCGCGGCCTGCGCGAGCAGCAGGGGGGCGGCGGCAGAAGTGCTATCCATGCTGTTCTTCTTCCTTGCCAGCTTCCTGCCGTGCGTCGTGCAGACGTTTTTCCACGTAACGAGCCCGGAATTTCGTCCGGAATTCCTCGTACGCGTCCGCTGCCAGGGCCGCGCGTATGTCCCTCATCAGTCGCTGGTAGAAACGTACGTTGTGCAGGCTGCAGAGGATGGCTGCGAGCATCTCTCCGCGGCGCGCAAGATGGTGCAGGTAACCGCGCGAAAAGTCTAGGCAAGCTTCACAATCGCAACCGTCTTCCAGCGGCTCGGTGCTGGACGCGTGGCAGGCGTTGCGGATCGTCACCGGGCCCGAGGCCGTAAACACCATGCCGTTGCGGCCGTTGCGGGTCGGCAGCACGCAGTCGAACAGGTCGTAGCCCCAGCCGCAAAGCTCGACCAGGTCGAGGGGGGTCCCCATCCCCATCATGTAGCGGGGGCGCCGGCGCGGCAGCATTTCGACGGAGAACCGGGCAGTTCTCATCGTCTCGTCGCGGGCCTCCCCCACCGACAACCCGCCGACGGCGTAGCCGGGGAAATCCAGCGCCACCAGGCCCTCGGAGTTCTGCGCCCGCAGGTCTTCGAACAGGCCTCCCTGCTGGATCGCGAAAAACGACGTGGCCGGGCTCCCGTCGGTCACCTCCCTTGCCCTGCGGGCCCACCGCAGCGTTCGGTCGGCGGCCGAGGCCGCCGCGGGTCGATCCCCCGGATTGGCGACGCAGACGTCCAGCACCATGCCGACGTCGACGCCGAGGGTCTGCTCGAGAGCCACGACGCTTTCCGGCGTCATCCGCAGCCTGGTCCCGTCCACCGGCGACCGGAAGACGGCGCCCTCTTCGTCGACCTTGACGTTGCCCGCCAGGCTGAACACCTGGAAGCCGCCGCTGTCGGTCAGCACCGGTCCGTTCCATCCCATGAACTTCTGGATGCCGCCGAGCGCGGCGATTGCCTGCGCCCCCGGCCGAAGCGCGAGATGGTACGCGTTCGACAGCACCATCTGTACGCCGGCGCCGCGAAGCTGGCCGGGCGTGAGCCCTCTGACGCTGCCGTAGGTCCCGACGGGCATGAATGCCGGGGTCTCGACGCTTCCGTGCGCAAGCGTCAGGCGTCCCGTCCGTCCACCGCCCCGGGCCTCGTGGAGAATGTCGAATCGAAGCGCGCTCACCGGATGAGCATCGCATCGCCGTAGCTGTAGAAATGGTAACGCTCCGCGACAGCGGCCTCGTAGGCACGTTCGATGCAGTCGCGACCGGCCAGCGCCATCACGAGCGCGAGCAGCGTCGATCCTGGGAGGTGGAAGTTCGTCACGAGCGCATCGATTGCGCGGAAGCGGTGGCCCGGGCGGATGAACAGTCCGCTCGAAGCGCTGCCCGCGCGAACGACACCGTCGGCCTGCGCCGCGCTTTCGAGCGCGCGCACGGTCGTCGTGCCGACGGCGACCACCGGCCTGCCCTCTTCTTTCGCGCGGGCAATGCGCGCCGCCGTCTGCTCGTCGATCGAATAGCGCTCCTCTTCCATGCGATGGACGGAGAGGGATCCGCGCACCGGGCTGAAAGTTCCCGGTCCGACGTGCAACGTGATTTTCGCGAGATCGAAACCCGCCGATGCGAGCTCATCGATCAGCTCTTTGGTGAAATGCAGGCCTGCCGTCGGTGCGGCAACCGATCCGGGGCTGCGCGCGTACACGGTCTGGTAGCGTTCCAGATCCGCGTCGGAGGGTCCTTCGGCGCGCTCGATGTACGGCGGCAGCGGAAGCTCTCCGCAGCGCGCGAGCGCGTCGTCCACGGACAGCGGTGCAAAGTCGAGGCTGGCGCGACCGAGAGCCGGTTCGCCGACGATGCACGCGGAGACTCCGGCGCCGAAATCGACGTGCTGGCCGGCGCGCAAGGGTTTCGCGACACGGATCATCGCGGGGGCAACCGTACGGCTTCCCGCGCCGAGAAGCAGCGCTTCGACCGCGCCGCCGCTGCCTCGCTTGACGCCGCGCAGCCGCGCGCGGATCACGCGCGAATCGTTGGCGACCAGAAGCGCGCCGGCGGGCAGATGACGCCCGAGATCGGCGAACGACGCGTGCGCCGTGGTGCCGGTTGCGCCATCGAGCACCATCAGCCGCGAAGCATCGCGGCGATGCGCCGGCACCTGCGCGACGAGCTCGGGTGGAAGGCGATACTCCAGCTCGCCGGTCCAGAAAGGACCGCCGGCCGGCGCGGCCGCAGGAGCTGTCTTCACGCGCCGGTCTCGTCCTTGGGCGGGCCGGCGGGAGCGTCCGACGAGGCAGCGTGGCGCGCCGCCATCGCGACGAAAGGCGAAAGCAGGTCGACCGGAATCGGCAGCACCAGCGTCGTCGTGTGCTCGGAAGAAATCTCGACCATCGTCTGCAGGAAACGAAGCTGGATCGCGATCGGATGCTTGCCCATGATTTCGGCGGCTTCCGAAAGACGAGTCGCCGCCTGGAATTCCCCTTCGGCGTGGATGACTTTCGCGCGGCGGTCTCTCTCGGCTTCCGCCTGCCTGGCCATCGCCCTCTGCATCTCCTGAGGCAGGTCGATCTGCTTCAGCTCGATGGCCACCACCTGGATTCCCCACGGAGAGGCCTGTTCATTGAGGATCTTCTGGATCTGCTCGTTGAGACGTTCGCGGTCGGACAGCAGCTGGTCGAGGGTGGCCTGGCCGCAGACGCTTCTCAGCGTCGTCTGCGCCAGCAGCGAGGTCGCGTAAAGGTAGTTCTCGACTTCGATGACGACACGGCTCGGCTCGAGGACACGGAAATACAGCACGGCATCGACTTTGACCGACACGTTGTCGTGAGTGATCACGTCCTGGGCCGGCACGTCGATGGTGGTCGTGCGCATGTCGATGCGGCTCATGCTCTCGATCAGCGGGATGACGAAGATCAGGCCGGGACCACGAAACGGCACGAGGCGCCCGAGGCGCAGCACCACGGCTCGCTCGTATTCGCGGATCACGTTGATGCCGTTTGCCACCACGAGCACGACAAGCAGCAGGACCACCGGGAAGAAGTCGAATGGCATGCAGGCCGGTTCTATCCCATGCCGGCGCGCGAGGTCGAGTCAGCGGCCCCCCTCGGCGGCCGTCCGGGTGTGGCTCCTAGCGGGAGGGGCGCACGAGGCCGAGGCGGGCCATCACCAGCTTGATGTCTTCCCAGACCAGGCGCTTGTCGGCCGGGTTTCGCAGCAGGTAGGCCGGATGGAAGGTCGGCATCAGCGGCACGCCATTGAATTCGTGCCAGCGCCCTCGCCTCTTGGAGATCGGCGTGCGATCGCCGAGCAGCGCCTGGGTCGCGAACTTGCCTAGCGAGACGATCACCTGCGGCGAAACCAGCTCGACCTGGCGGCGCAGGAACGGCTCGCACGCGACGATCTCGTCCGGCTCCGGATCGCGGTTGTTCGGCGGCCGGCACTTGACGACGTTCGCGATGTACACGTCCGAGCGCGAAAGGCCCATCGCGTTGGTGATGATGCTGTCGAGAAGCGCGCCGGCCTTGCCGACGAACGGCTCGCCGAGACGGTCCTCGTCCTCGCCGGGACCTTCGCCGACGAACATCAGGCTCGCCGACGGATTGCCGACGCCGAACACGATGTTCGTTCTTCCGCGGCAGAGCTTGCAGCGCCGGCAGTCGCCGAGCACTTCGCGCAGAGCCGGCAAGCTCGAAGCCTCGCGGATCGCGGGCTCGACGAGAACTTCGGACAGGCTGCTTCCGGGAGATGGCGAAGACGCTGCGACGAAACTTGCCGCTTCGCCTGGAAGCGGAGCCTCTGCTGCGCGCGACGGCGCTTCGGCAGGTGAAGGGGCTCGCGTGACGGGCGATTGCAACGCATCGCCGGCCCGTGCACGCGGTCCCGCAGGCGCGCGCGGAACGACGTCGAGCCCGAGCCCGATTTCCCGTTCCAGCCAGGCCTTTGCCTGGCGGGCAATGAGAGGATCGAGCGGGCTCACGACGCGGCGGCAAGCTCGATCGCACGATCGAGGATCATGCAGGCAAGCTTGTCCTTGCTGACCAGACCGGTCGCCTTCTGGCCCGTGGCATCGACGAGCACCGCGGCGTTCGTCTCCGTCTCGAACCCGGCACCCACACGCGTGACGTCGTTGCCGACGATCAGGTGCGCGCGCTTTCGCTCGAGCTTTCCTCTTGCGTGCTCGAGCACGTTTTCGGTCTCGGCGGCAAAGCCGACGAGCACCCGCTTGCCCGGCAGGCCGCCGAGCGCGGCCAGGATGTCCTCGTTCTCGGCCAGCGGGATGACCATCGCTCGGCCGTCCTGCTTCTTGATCTTGTGGTCGGCGCACTCGGCGGGACGGTAGTCCGCTACCGCGGCGACCATCACGACGATGTCGGACGACGGCGCACGCACGAGCATCGCTTCGCGCATTTCGGCCGCGGTCGAGACGTTGACGCGCTCGACTCCGCGCGGGGCAGCCAGCGCCGTCGGTCCGGAGACGAGAGTCACCCTGGCGCCTCGCCGCCACGCGGCCGAGGCGACGGCATAACCCATGCGCCCGCTCGAGCGATTGGTCAGGTAGCGAACCGGATCGAGAGGCTCCCGCGTCGGTCCCGCCGAAACGAGAACGCTCCTGCCGCAAAGGTCGTCCGGTGACAGCGCCGCCGCGACTTCCGCGACGAGCGCATCCGGATCGGGAAGGCGGCCCGCCCCCTCGTAGCCGCAGGCAAGCGCGCCGCTGTCGCTTTCGACGATGCGGTGGCCGAACGAGGCCAGCGTCGCCAGGTTCTTCTGCACGGCCGGGTGCGCGAGCATGTTCGTGTTCATCGACGGCGCGACGACGACGGGACAGCGCGCAACCAGCAGCGCCGCAGTGACAATGTCGTCGGCCATGGCGCAGGCCATGCGCGAGACGAGGTTGGCGGTGGCCGGTGCAACCAGCACGACGTCGGCCTCCTCGGCGATGCGGATGTGGCCGATGGCCGCGTCGTCGCGGACATCGAGAAGGTCGAGCGCGACGGCGCGCTGCGACAGCGTCTGCAGCACCAGCGGCGAGACGAACTCGCGCGCGGACTTCGTCATCGCCACCTGCACTTCGGCGCCTTCGGCCAGAAGGCGGCGCACGAGCTCCGGGCACTTGTAAGCCGCGATACCGCCGCCGATGCCGAGAAGAACGCGCTTGCGAGACAGGAGATCCATCAGGCCACCTCGCGTACCGATTCGCCCATGCCTGCCAGATCGCGCAGCGAAAGTCCCTCCCGAAGCAGGAACACGATGCCGAGCGCCACCTGGGTCAGGAACTGGGTCGTGTGCACGAGGATCGCGTACCCGACCGCGACGCCGCCGGCAACCCCGAGCACCTGCTCGAGCGCCAGCTTGCACCCGTATTCGAAGGACCCGACGAAGGCCGGCGCCGACGGAAACGCCACGGCAAGCGCGACGATCGTCGACACCGTGATGCCGCCGCTGAGGAATGGCAGGTCGATTCCCAGCGCCTGGAATGCAACCGAATACGAGAGCGCGATCAGCAGCCAGATCCACAGCGACCATGCGAACAGGATCACGAGCGTCACAGGCTCGGCAATCGGCGCCATGCCGTCGACGAACTCGTGCTCGAGAAGGCGCAGCGAAGCACCGATGCGGGGAATGCGGTCCCACAGCGGATCGAGCTTCGGCAGCACCGTCTCGCGCCGCACGACGACCGCGAGAACGGCGGCGAACGACAGCATCGCGATCGCGGCAGCGGCCTCGGCCGAATGATGCACGACCGGCGGCACGTCCAGGGTCATGACGATGCCGACGACGAACAATGCCAGCGCCATCATGTCGAGCACCCGCTCGACGACCACCGTCGCGAACGTGCTGGCCGGCGCAAGACCCGCGCCGCGCGCGACCAGCCACGGCCGTGCGATCTCGCCGACGCGAAACGGCAGCACCATGTTGGCCATGAACCCGATCGCCGAAGCCGAGAAGATCGGCATCATCGGGATGCGGCGGTTATGCGTTTTTTCGAGCAGGATGCGCCAGCGCTGGCAGCGCGCGTACAGCGTGTACACGCCCATCGGCACCATCAGCGCAAGGAAGCGGTAGTCCGCGCCCGCAAGCTCGCTGCGGATGCGTCCCCAGTCCTCGCC is part of the Candidatus Binatia bacterium genome and harbors:
- the queA gene encoding tRNA preQ1(34) S-adenosylmethionine ribosyltransferase-isomerase QueA: MKTAPAAAPAGGPFWTGELEYRLPPELVAQVPAHRRDASRLMVLDGATGTTAHASFADLGRHLPAGALLVANDSRVIRARLRGVKRGSGGAVEALLLGAGSRTVAPAMIRVAKPLRAGQHVDFGAGVSACIVGEPALGRASLDFAPLSVDDALARCGELPLPPYIERAEGPSDADLERYQTVYARSPGSVAAPTAGLHFTKELIDELASAGFDLAKITLHVGPGTFSPVRGSLSVHRMEEERYSIDEQTAARIARAKEEGRPVVAVGTTTVRALESAAQADGVVRAGSASSGLFIRPGHRFRAIDALVTNFHLPGSTLLALVMALAGRDCIERAYEAAVAERYHFYSYGDAMLIR
- the tgt gene encoding tRNA guanosine(34) transglycosylase Tgt yields the protein MSALRFDILHEARGGGRTGRLTLAHGSVETPAFMPVGTYGSVRGLTPGQLRGAGVQMVLSNAYHLALRPGAQAIAALGGIQKFMGWNGPVLTDSGGFQVFSLAGNVKVDEEGAVFRSPVDGTRLRMTPESVVALEQTLGVDVGMVLDVCVANPGDRPAAASAADRTLRWARRAREVTDGSPATSFFAIQQGGLFEDLRAQNSEGLVALDFPGYAVGGLSVGEARDETMRTARFSVEMLPRRRPRYMMGMGTPLDLVELCGWGYDLFDCVLPTRNGRNGMVFTASGPVTIRNACHASSTEPLEDGCDCEACLDFSRGYLHHLARRGEMLAAILCSLHNVRFYQRLMRDIRAALAADAYEEFRTKFRARYVEKRLHDARQEAGKEEEQHG
- a CDS encoding slipin family protein, which codes for MPFDFFPVVLLLVVLVVANGINVIREYERAVVLRLGRLVPFRGPGLIFVIPLIESMSRIDMRTTTIDVPAQDVITHDNVSVKVDAVLYFRVLEPSRVVIEVENYLYATSLLAQTTLRSVCGQATLDQLLSDRERLNEQIQKILNEQASPWGIQVVAIELKQIDLPQEMQRAMARQAEAERDRRAKVIHAEGEFQAATRLSEAAEIMGKHPIAIQLRFLQTMVEISSEHTTTLVLPIPVDLLSPFVAMAARHAASSDAPAGPPKDETGA
- the nadA gene encoding quinolinate synthase NadA, yielding MSAASDPRATPTSAAELLEQLRPLGQETVYDEESCRELASLIDEIRELKKSRDAVVLAHNYQRPEIFEVADFVGDSLELARQGRDVSASTIVLCGVHFMAETAKILAPHKTVLIPDARAGCSLADSVDADALVERRDELRKVWPDLLVISYVNTTAAVKAVTDICCTSSNAVKIVEAAPTQNVLFVPDRNLAAYVAANTTKNVIAWDGDCYVHHQIRPDVIRSVRQARPGIRVVAHPECRSDVLAEADAVLSTSGMIRYAKETDAPEFLIVTECGLSDRLLLEVPEKKFYKACQLCRYMKMITLENTRDSLRDRRDEIVLSDETCDRARASLDRMLELG
- the secF gene encoding protein translocase subunit SecF, translated to MLELIPNNRNIDFMKLRPWAFSMSGLLTVLGMIALIWRGGPNYGIDFTGGIMLHVSLDASATISDVRAAVDKLHLGEGGASVQDYGGGGATGEYLLRLATSDPSKANAEAERVRGLLADELKDKHFQALRTEIVGPRVGADLRQRAILAVLASTVMMGLYIAFRFDRRFGIGAAIALLHDVMVTVSALALMNAEIDLTVVAALLTIVGYSVTDTVVVADRIRENMNKSTREDLRGLINRSLNETLSRTILTSTTTLLVCTALFLFGGTVIHVFAFSLIVGIITGTYSSIFIASPIVEMWKGGSTRTLGAKA
- a CDS encoding class I SAM-dependent methyltransferase; the protein is MRSKPGPTTGGSRKGDRGDILGSRRDDGRGPVKRERVKTRKGPTELPHHSRIYSDLAGIYDHVFTRVFQRRIGHVVKGLRIPAGARVLEVGIGTGLSVDAYPVHADVIGIDLSQDMLDHAQQKMDTLKHRHIKLQQGDAMNLAFPDESFDFVTAFHVITVVPDPKRMLDEMVRVCRPGGKIVIINHFSSERALIRFVVDRVDPITRHLGWSTRLRLKDVMDPGVLVLEKRYKTKPWSLFTIVEARKLGEVPQRRAR
- the queG gene encoding tRNA epoxyqueuosine(34) reductase QueG → MQRSVGSGQSNTAGQPRNGASPGAAAPRNDETANVRLATAGGPGLEGPDEAGGGLEQELRGRALALGFAACGICDADDLSCGPLLAEWLETGRHGDMQYLAEKHERRIRPSLALAGARSVVVVACPYPSPPPPDPQWRKHLRGRVAAYAVGPDYHVHVAERLETLAQWLADRAGARCVVHVDGGPLVEKELARKAGLGWYGRNTNILRPGLGSYFVLGTIVTTAPLVADAAFAADHCGTCRACIPACPTDALGRGPTIDATRCISYLTIEHRGPILSSLRASIGNWVFGCDVCQQVCPWNADEAGGDERARPWLPDWLAMTEDEFRARFSGTALLRPKRRGLARNAAVALGNSANPDAVPFLARAAREHDEPLVRAHAAWALGRFADAQAVRELEAALACERVPPVRREIQDALAGPRTGA
- the yajC gene encoding preprotein translocase subunit YajC; the protein is MDSTSAAAPLLLAQAAPDAFVQFVPLALILAVFYFLLIRPQQQKAREHEDYLKGLKRGELVITQSGLFGRVVELRDQDVTLEIAPNVKVRYERSKIAGSAGTAVPKAE
- the secD gene encoding protein translocase subunit SecD, which produces MERGLMGRLAAVVAVTLISIICLVPNFTTDLPDWWPSRPISLGLDLRGGIHLVLQVQTEKAVESHVDALIDQMRRDAREKEIATRDWKREGSEGLVFTVVGDAKTADMQKLVSDSYPNLAPSGSEGGLHYKLSKAEVDGIKQLAVEQALETIRNRVDEFGVAEPTIQRTGDEGILIQLPGVQDTARAKALIGKTAQLEFRLLAQDANAPGVKRMSGTEVDPATHSVREVPYNVEPTILMTGAAIADARHRPGQVGEGPYVAITLTSPGGTTFERITGDNVGRRLAIILDGKVQSAPVIKDRIGGGHAVITGSFTLDEARDLAIVLRAGALPAPVVIEEERSVGPSLGRDSIQAGTRSFVIGAVVVVSFMLIYYKMAGLVADLALAGHILLMLALLAGFRGTLTMPGIAGIVLTLGMALDANVLINERIREELRRGQTAHAALEAGYWKALPAIFDSNLTTFLSGVILFQFGSGPVKGFALTLCIGVVTTAYAVYCAYVFHGLVVGNRANPRLSI